The following nucleotide sequence is from Cricetulus griseus strain 17A/GY chromosome 9, alternate assembly CriGri-PICRH-1.0, whole genome shotgun sequence.
AATGGAGTTCCAGGAGAGGGGCCTCCCTGGGGGTGCAGGCAGGGGCTTGCTGCCAGAATGTTGGTGGGAGGTACCTGGGTGCTGCCCCCCAGGTGCGCAGATGTAGCCCCGTTAATACATCCACATCGCCTGGTCTGCCCCCTGGGCccctcctgcccccccacccccccaccccccacccccccacccccccacccccgtcttcTGATTACTTTCTCTGCCTTTCACCTAAAGGGACCCCGGCACTCCCTGGGATCCGGTCTCCAAGCCCAACCGAAGACTACTGGGAAAGGTTCTTCTTCCACGAGCCACAAGGTTAGCTCCTCCTTTTCCTGACCAGAAACAGGCACCGGTAGGTAGTTAAGTCTGCAGGGCTCATGCCATGGAGGAGGCTGAGGGAAGGTAGGGGCGCTGTGATGTCAGACAGATTAGATGGCAGTGTGTGCCTGAAGGAGTCAGGTCACCACGCGGCGTGTTTAGGTGGCTGTTTCCTGAGCTCTGAATTCTGCAAATTGAAATTCAAGCTGCGCTCAGCTGGGTGGCCCTTGCGGCCACTAGAGACTGGCTCACACACCTAAGATCCGTTGTGGACCAACAGGGGCTCCATTTGGTCATCTTGATTCTTCCCGACACAGAAGCCGTGTGCGCAGGTCATCTGGGTGTGCAGCCCAGATTCATGTGTGTGCCAGGCGGCCACGGCCAGGACAGACGAATATCTCTGCTGCAATGGACATGGTGGCGCATCCCTGCAGTCCTTCTTCCAGGGAAGCAGAGAAGGCAGAtggctgcaagtttgaggccagcctggattatatagCAAGTTCCCTGACAGCCTGGGCTGTCTAGTGAGACCCTCTGGAGCTGCCTCCCGCGTTAGTAGGGTCAGACAGCATATAATAATTGGAGTACTTACGCATCGGGTGATTTCTAATTCGTTATCAAGAAAAAACTGAGCGAAACTGGGCATTCCAGAATAGTCAGGGAGTGTCGCATACTCAGAACCAAGGAAGGGGTTCTGGTCAAGGAAGGGGTTCTGGTCAAGGAAGGGGTTCTGGTCAAGGAAGGGGTTCTGGTCAAGGAAGGGGTTCTGGTCAAGGAAGGGGTTCTGGTCAAGGAGGGGGTTCTGGTGAACGAAGTGTCAGAGGGGCCTTGTGGGTGTCTGGGAAAGGCTGTTTACACCACAGACCCAAGGGGAGCGCATGTCTTCTTGGACTTGGGAGCGGGAAGGCCAGTGGGAGCCAAGAGTGACACAGATTGCACAGAGAAGGTCGATGGCAGCCACACTGAGGGCGTCACAGCGTCCTCACTCCCTTGTTCTGCCCTTCACTCATGCACGCACAAACCTCTGTCCAGCTGACTCGTGTCTCTGTCCCCTCTAGACTCGAAGGAGAACAGCCCCTTCTACTACGGTAAGTCACcgccctcctctcccccaccgCTGGAACAAGCTGGAACAAGCCGGGAGGAGGGACATGAGCCCCCTGACCTGGCACCCCTATTTCTGCCTCCACAGATGATTTCACTCTCCGGAAACGGGGGCTGCTGGTGGCCGCTGTGCTGTTCATCACCGGGATCATCATCCTCACCAGTGAGAGCCGGGCTTGGGCAGACTCGGGGTGGGGTGGACTGGGCTGCCCCGTGACTGAGCATCGAGGTCCTGACCGCCCTGGGCAAGGCTGTGCAAATTCAGGCCCCGCTGGGCAGTTCTTCGGGTTGTAGCTGTTCTGAGTCAGCAGGGGGCGCTGTTCCCAGGGCGCTCGCCGCTTCCCTGGTCATCTTAGTCTTCTGGGTTTGTTCATGTCGTGGTGCCTAGGTAACAGAGACAAGGAGACACAGGGAAGACACGCAGGCTCAGACGGCTGCTAATATGTCCACCACATTCTGCTGCACTGCAAGCCAAGGGCCAGTTTCATTTGTGAGATGAGAAAAcggacttcattttttttttcttttttcctttttgagacagtggctggctcactgtgcagcccaggctggcctcgaactcacaaaccttccgcctcagcctcctgagggttgagattataggtgtgtgccacaccactcggcagtgtttgtttgtttgttttgagacagggtctcacgtagcccaggctggcttggaactttccATGTaaccaaagatgatcttgaacatctttttttttttaagatttatttctattttttttaaagattttatttatttattatgtatacaacattctgcttccatatatatctgtacaccagaagagggcaccagatctcatcacggatggttgtgagccaccgtgtggttgctgggaactgaactcaggacctctggaagagcagccggtgctcttaacctctgagccatctctccagcccttatttctatttttaaattatgtgtataggcgtgtgtctgtgtgggtgtgtgcttgtgagtACAGATGCCCATGGCAGTTGTTAGAGTGTTGGATCCGCTGCAGCTGGAGTTGCAGGAGATGTAATCCTCCCTGCATGggtatggatgctgggaaaacAAACTCGGATCCTCTCCAAAGGTAGGGAGTGACTAACCTACTAACTCCCCGCCTCTACCTCCCACGTGCTTAGATTGTGGGCACGCTTGGTTAATGCcgccctgggaatcaaacccatcGCTTTGTGCGAGCTGGGCGAGCATTGTACCACCAGCGCCACATCCCCGCCCTGGCTTCATTCATGCTGGgtgcttttctcattgttgttacCAAATACTCAGCAAGGAGCCACTTAAGGCAGTGTTTGTCCTGGCTTCGGGCTTCAGGAGGGATCCACGGGGCTaccagtgggtaaagtgtttgcgtGAGGACCTGAGGCCCGGTGGCAACTCGTGTCTGTGACATCTCCCACCCCATGCTGAAGAGAGAGAGCCAGGTTcgtcgggggtggggtgggggtggggacgaCACTCTGTCACCCCACGTCCGCCTCTGCTGGGGAAGGGTTGTAGCAGAGGAGGTCACATGACAacacaggaagcaagagagagcagagaggagcctGGCTGATCTTTCTAGGACAGCGCCTCCTCCTGAGGGTTAACTGACAGAGAACAGACCTATGACTTCCCGGGCGCCCCAGACCCCGACTCCCAAAGTTCCTCGGCCGAGTACTGATAATGCCCCTCTAAGATGGGCATTTGGAGGGACACACCCAAGCCACAGGAGGCTCGTGGTACGAGGCCTTGACAAGGCTGCCTTGCTCTGGGGGCTTCAGAACGTGGCCAAGATGGTGAGAGGCAAGACCTCGTCGATCAAGCAAGAGGTGGGGGTGAAATCAGAATGTCCTAAGGACCAGGTGACGAAAGCTTCCCGGGTGGAGGGAGCAGCATCTTCGGAGGTCCAGGGGCAGAACTCAGCAGGGCACTGATAGTAACCGTGAGAGGAGGCCAGGGTGGCACACGCAGGGAAGGTAGGACAGGAGACCAGAGAGGCAGCTGGGCTGCTGTATTCTCACGTCCCTGGGGCTTCTTAAAATCTCCAccctagccgggtgttggtggcgcacgcctttaatcccagcacttgggaggcagaggcaggcggatctctgtgagttcgagaccagcctggtctacaagagctagttccaggataggctccaaagccacagagaaaccctgtctcaaaaaaaaaaaacaaaaaaaaaaaaaaaaaaaaaaaaaaatctccaccCTATACCCAGTTAACCGATCCAGGCCCCGGCCTCTCCTGTTCTTTGAACTCATGTCTGCCCTTTTACCCCAGGCCTTTGCACAAGCTGTTCTGTTCCTACCTGcatttatttacgtgtgtgtgtgtgtgtgtgtgtgtgtgtgtgtgtgtgtgtgtgtgcatgtagtaaGTAGAGATCACAGGACAATTTtcatgagttggttctctctcttaAAACCAAGTTTAGccgggtggcgcacacctttaatcccagcactctggaagcagatccaggtggatctctgtgagttcgaggtcatcctggtttacaaattgagttccaggacagccagggctacacagaaaaaccctgcctaaaacaacaacaacaaaaactacaaagatttgtttattttatgtgtataggtgttttgcctgtactgtgtctgcaccccagaagagggcatcggatcccatgggactacaggcatggatggttgtgagccatcctgtgggtgctgggaagtgaaaaCAGGACCaatgggaagagcagccagtgctcttaactgtcgagccatctcttcagcccctggttTTTGTCTTTCTACTATGTAGGTTCCAGGactagaactcaggttgtctggctcAGCCCCAAGCACCTTCAGTGGCTGAGCCGTCTCACTGGCCCTATGCACTTGTTTATGAAACGGACCGGGAGCTTCCCGAGGGCCTAGATTGGACTGCCTGTCACCTAGTTGGTCCCCAGAGTGCCTGTGATAATCAATACCGTTCCCAACTCATGGGAGAACTGGTCCCTTTTCTTCCAGGTGGGAAGTGTAGACACTTGTCCCGAATGTGCCTGAATCGCCAAAGGTGAGTGGCGGCCGACACCCTGCTGGACATCCCAGCTGGGAGCCTCCATAGCACACCAGCTCACCACCCTTAGCCTCCTCCCTCCTACAGAGCCTACAGAGTGGTCAACACAAAAGGACTCTCCAAGGAAGAAGCCTCTGGAGGAGGCCAGGCCTAAGGCTGGTGGCCTCCCCACCCTGAGGGTGCCTGGTTCCCCAGGCACTGCCCTGCCCCGTATCTAACCCATTAAGATAAATCCACGTGGTCTTTCTCCCATGGCTTCTGtcttctgtgagtttgtgacaCAGGAGTGGGGGGAGGAGTCAGGGCTGGGCTTGGGGCCCTTGAGAGTAGGCCAGGGTGCCACACACTCCACGGTGGGGGACAAAAAGAAAGCGAATGAGAAAGGGAGGCCTGGTGTGTGCAGGGAAGGAGCATGTGGCCAGGGTCCTTGGGGGCCAGAGGCAGAACCCGGGTCCAGCCCACTTTCAGAACTTGCGCGAGGACCTGCACACCTGGTTATCAGAGCACGAGTCAGGATGAAGAGGGGGCCCCTGTCCACACCCCCCTTACCTTCACAGTCCTTCTGCCCCTAGGGATACCCCATGCATAGGCTTAAATATGCAGCCTGCACCCCCAAGCTTTGTCTCCCACCAACCCACGGGCGGGGCCTCAGGATATGGCTTAGGCCATGTCAGCCAGGGAGGCTGTGGGGCTCTGGGGTGGGCTCTGAGCTGAGGGTAGGTGTGAGCACAGAGGGGTGGGCTCCGGTAGACACTTCTGGGGATCCTTGGACTCTACCTTATGGGAAGGGCTCAGGCAAATCTGGCCAGGCTGGCCCTTTCAGGCTCAGGGCATTGGAGGGAGGCGGGAGTAGTGGTTTCTCCAGGGTTTTGGTCAGGGTCACACCACAGTCAAGAGAGCTGGTCCCAGGCAGGGGTTTGCACAATGCTGCTGTGGACATTTCAAGTCAGAGCGAGCTGGGTTATGAAATCGTTCCAGCAGGTCCCGGCCACgtgaaaataagaagaaatgaaggcaTAAGAAGAGAAAGCCTTAGGCTGGGTGTGCAGATGAGCTGAGTGTATGCCCAATATGGCCAGAAGTTCCACTTTGAACCCCAGTGCCCCAGAAAACCAGTCATGGTAGAACATGCCTGGAATCTCTGCACTTCGAAGGGCCAGAAGTTCAATGCCCTTGGCTGCATATCtcaagttcaagtctagcctggtctacatgaatctctgtcttaaaaataactaactaggccgggcagtggtggtgcacgcctttaatcccagcactcgggaggcagaggcaggcagatctctgtgagtttgaggccagcctggtctacagggctacacagagaaatcttgtctcaaaaaactaaaaaagcgaaaaacaaaaacaaaaaactaactagGCTTGATGTAGtattgcacacctgtaatcccagagcccggggggggggggggtgggcaaagacaagagaatctctgtgagttcaagttcagcctggtctacataataaattctAGGCTAAttagaactacatagtgagaccctgtctcaaaaacaagtaaaaaggaaaacaaagaaacctaaATAAATATAAGGAAGAAAATGTCAGTGTTTCATGTAAGAAATAAATTGCTCCAGGCAGATGGCCCAATGGGGAAGGTGCGCTCACAGAAAGACCTGTGTTCCAATCCTCCAGTGCTCACATAAGAAGCCATGCAggagccagcagtggtggcacacgtctttaatcccagcattcgggaggcagagacagatggatctctgtgagttcaaggccagcctggtctacagagagtgtgccaggacagccagggcggcacagagaaaccctgtctcaaaacacacacacacaaacagaagagCCAGTTGTGGCCGCTCACACCTGTAGGCCCAGCATTGGAGGAAGAGGTACAATGACAAGCTAGTCTACTGGAAAAACAggccaagttcagtgagagatcctggctcaaaaactaaagagaaggggctgggaaggtggcttaGGTGTTAAGAGGGATACTGATTTCCAGGACCAATGTCTGGTGACtcacaactccagctcctggagcATTTGGTGCCTCCTTCTGCAGTCTGTAGTCACTGaacccaagacacacacacacaacacacacacacacacacacacacacacacacacacacacacagtctctctctctctctctctctctctctcacacacacacacacacagagtctctctctctctctctctctctcacacacacacacacacacacacaacacacacacacacacacacacacacacacacacacacacacacgaaatcaAATCATCTAAAAATGTcactattctatttttttttaaggagagtctctctctgtagcccaggctggccacttGTGGCAGTCCccctgtttccacctcctgagtgatTACAGACATGCTCTTACTACACTCACTTTTATATGGTGCCGGGGATTGAACCAGTGTCCCCCACATttggggcaagcactttaccaactgaatcctacttatcattgtttttattattatcttttttttttttttcgagacagggtttccctgtggttttggagcctatcctggaactcgctctgtagaccaggctggctttgaactcacagagatccgcctgcctctgcctcccgagtgctgggattaaaggcgtgtgccatcaaagCCTGACTattgttgtctttttttaaagttctgaGACAGACTTTAAAAGATATGAGGTTTATTCCCAACTGTGGGTCActtgatttgattttatttttgagacagggtctcaaactgTAGCCCCGCCTATCCCGTAACTCACTAAGTAGAttgggctgtccttgaactcacggagatccactgacctctgcctccgcagtactgggattaaaggtgtgaacaactgtgggtcactttttaaaaatcgtTGCCCAGCCCTGGGAAAGGAGCAACAAGACTGTGACAGGGAGCGACAGTGCCCTTTAGAATAGAAGACAGCCACGTTTTTGTCCCTGGCTGGGCAATCACGCATAGATGTTCTGTGATGCTCCTAGGATGGTATTTCCCAGGCATCCATGATGGCGTCTCCCAACCTTTGCCTCACTTTCCTCCACCTGTACAGTTACACTGCCCTCATCTAAGGACCAACTTCTTTTAACTTAATAAATTTACTCTAAAAGCCAGTCCTGTGGGAAGTCAATACTGTTCGATATAAATAGCAGATAGCCATTAAGATAACTGTAGTAAGAACGCATAAGGGCAAAGTATTATATTGCCTTCTAGCTGAGTATCAAGTTGCTGACCAAGGGCTTTGAGCCAGGGACCAGTCTCCTCTGTTGGATGAGAACCATCAAATATCAGGGACACGATTGTCTCCCTGGCACCCAAGGGGACGGCGGGGTTCTGGAGGCTCGAGAACACCCACATTTCTGGTACCAGCTGCAAGGGTGAAGGTGCCTAAGGTGACCCTTGGTCCTGTGGTTTGGGTCTGAGTGTCCCCCAAAAAGGCTCTTGGGTTGAAGACTGGGTCTCAGCTAGTTATGCCGCTGAGAGGTAATTGGGCCACGGGGGTGGTGACGTCATCGATGGATTAACCCATTGGTGTACTCAGGGCTGGATGGGGTTGTTAGGAGGTGGGGTCTGATTGGAGAAAGTAGATGACCGGGAGTGTGGCTTGCCTTTGGATCCTCCCtgtttactctctgcttcctggctttctgGGATGTGAGCACTCTGTATTGGGGTTTTCATGGTTTTCTGCCTTGCCACAGATTCACAGCAACGGAGGATGCTGAGGATCCACAGCTGAGGATGCCGAACTGAACCCTCTGAAATTGTGACTCAAAATCAGTATTTCTCCTACAGGTTGTTACCCTTGGGTAGTTTGTCCCAGCAGCAGAACGCTGACATCCTCGGGTCTGATCATTCCTCGGAAGGACTCACACAACCCCTGGGTGCTGTGAATCTTGTTGGCACAGAGGTTTTTATTTCGTTATGTTAcatgtatgggcattttgcctacatatatgtctgtgtgacacatgtgtgcagtgtcctggaggccagaagacagcatcataTCTCCTGGGTCTGGaagttgtgagtcaccatttGGGATTTcagcctggtcctctggaagaacagccagtgtttttaacctctgagtcatcgcTCCAGACCCTGGTCACAGCTtcttacagaaaagaaagaaagaaagaaagaaagaaagaaagaaagaaagaaagaaagaaagaaagaaaggtattaAAATCCACTAGAGAAACAGAGGTCTGGGGGAAGACTCCTGCACAACGCTTCCAAATGGTCGCTCCTGATGTGTGGACAGTGTTAACTTCTTCAAGCAACAGCTTGGGACAGGGCACGTGCCTGCTGTCATGATCCCAGTGTCAAATGTCCCCACAGGATCATTCTGGTGGTCTAGCCAGTGATGGCGTAACTTTAGATGGCCTTAGAAACATGGGGCCTCATCAGAGGACATTGGTTCCAGGGGGTATTCCTTTAAGGGTTATAGGATACGTGCTCTCTTATCCCTCCCGGATCTCTCCGCTTCCTGAAGTGAACAGCCTCTCACACACACTGCCACTACCAGGACGCCCGAGTCCATGGCCAAGTAACCATAGACTGAACTCTCTGAAATCAGGATCCCAAGTGATTCTTCCTCCCTTAAGCATCTTCTCAGTTTTGCAGCAGAACAACCAACCGGGGGTACCCACAGTTATCTTGGTGTCTGAGGTTTTTACTGGGGCTGCCTTACACCTGATGGTTGATACCACCATGGTGGCGGCATTAGCTTCCAGCTGCTAAGGAGATGGGACTAAGACTGTGTGACACTCACCACAAATTACATAGTTATACACCCTCTAGTATGACCAGAAGCATGgactgttaagataaatctttccatcaaaagctgctgagccccaccgccacgtgtgtgctttatgccagccacccgcctgagttagggcccaaatgaatacacagaaacttgtattaggttcaaagctgcttggccaatgactaggattctcatctgttagctcagtctcaattatcgtaaatctatatattttataagacttgtcagatgccttattggtgtccctccttgccggtggatcacattgctccgatggaggaagagcagaggggaaaaggggacacttcctgttccctttgcttaaatatgagtctccttgctatgtcacttcctgcctggatcaccacttctctactacatttcccagaatcctctttgactcctactcctatctaacttgctgtctcattggccaaacagtattttattcaataatcaataagataaacatacaaagaagtacattccccatcaatggacattctttttttttttttcaagacagggtttctctgtgtagccctggccatcctggaactctctctagaccaggctgtccttgaactcaaagaaatccacctgcctttgcctccaaagtgctaggattagaagtgtggaccaccatgcccagatgaCATGGacactcttttgttgttttttgagacagggtttctctgtgtaacagccctagctgtcctggaactcgctctgcagaaaaggctggcctcgaactcagtgatccacctgcctctgcctcccgaatgctgggattacagacattgcGACACCATACCCACCCATAAAGCAGCTCTCTTGAATGTTCTGTACCCTGATAACAGGGCATATATAAGACATTTTCCTGGTGAAATGTaaacaaacatctattcacccAAATAGGGcactgatgacagaccaaagcAATGACTCCACCTGAGTCTGGTTTAGTGACACTGTGAGTTTACTCGGCTTGCTCACAGGAGTAGAGTAAGGGTTATGAATAGGAACATGGATGATTTAAAAGTAGTTACATCACTGACAAGCTCACACTAGTCTATGAGGCAACTCCTGTATCCTTGAAGCTGCCTGCTTTACTTATAGGCAGCTCAGGCTGCTGGGAGAAACCCCTCTCTAGCTGTTGTTTCAGGTGGTCTAACCTTGGGGAGGGCCCTGTGAATCTTATAAGTTCCAGGGGCTTCCTGAGACTTCTGAGTTGTTTTTCACTTTCTGAACACTCATGAACTTCCCTCCAAGAGATGATATTTCAGAGGAATTAACTAAGAAACAGGACATGTTGCTGTCTATTTGTGTTGCCTAGAAGAGATGGAGGTATGCATTTAAAATCATTAAAGTTTATTGTGTCTATGTTGTATCCTCATGCAAACCACACCACAGCTGAAATTCAAAAGGCAGTTCTCTAGGTGGGGACAGTTCTCAGACCCTGGCTCGCAGACAGAACAAGGGGATTCTGAAGGTGACTTGTGTACTCCTGCATGGGTtggagtgtagggagacaccataaccatggctcCTAAGAATTGGCTACAGATGTGCCCGACCACGCccatggtcaaggtgatgtcagggtgactcttgggagaggttttaaagggacagacgaGGCACATGGCTCGCTCTCTTGCctctctggccttgctgcttttggcacgctctggcttgctgttggctggcgtttatctattaaagttatcctaaccttacggATTTCGTATCAGTTTTTCACTGTATTAGAGGAGGGAGGATTTCTTTAGTGGGTTGGTTTGGTCATGTCCCGGGGTATCATTGCAGCATGGTACCACTCCCATAatccaccccccaaaaatgaTCTTATCAACCTCCAGTTTCCACTATTAGGCTGGACAGTTCTCACCTCACAATCTTGGTGACTTATGCTCAAGGCTGGTTTTCCACCCACCTTGCATGTCCATTACGGCCAGCCTGGAGCTATGATGGAACCAGAGCTGAGAGGGAACCCATTGTTAGAGACGTTTATGACTGTGATGGAGAAAAACGAGAGCAAGTGGACAGCCTCCGCCAAGAAGAGACACGGCTCATCTCTTCTCACCCTTTCATTGGCTACAAGTCACAGGGCTGCACGCAAGTTCAACAGGGCAGGTACATTCGTCAGGCTGCCCCAAAGATGGATCACCCGAGACATCAAGATGGTGACCCGTGGGGGACCCAGCCCCTTTCGGGGGGAACGGCAGCTGAATCTTCCGCCCATCTCAGAAGTGTGCCGATGCCTCATCTCAGGAGAAGAACTTGACCATAACCTCCTGCTACCTAACAgtcagagccccccccccccaagtcatCCTGGGGGTAGTCCCTTTTGTCTGCCACAGTTCCTTTTTCCTTGACAGGCTCCCTCACTCTACCCAGCTTAAACCACCCGATAAAACACAAACTCCCCTTTTTTGGTAGGACTGTTCTACAGTTCATGCTGGAAATAAAACAATCTTTTGGCCTCGGTGCAGCTCTGGCAGCTGGTTCTCTTTTAAAGCTCGCAATATTAGCTACTTCTGCTCGGCTGTGACAAAAAGTCCTGACAGAAGTGACTTCAGGGGGCTTTActgtggctcatggtttcagaggatgTCGGTCCACATGGCAGAACAGTATGGAGTGTGGCTCTGTCTGTGGCGGTGACTGTTGACACAGGAGCAAATCAGAGAGCAACTGTAGAAGCAGCAGCTGGGCTAGAatctttgagtgtgtgtggtgcTCGGATGGAACtcgggccttgcacatgctaggcaagaactccaCTGCTTAGCCAccctagcccctcactggggaactCCAGGCAAATGTTCCACAGGCTATAATCCTCCAGGTCTTACCTCTAGTGACCCAGCTAGGCTCCGCCTTCTGAAGCTTCCAAAGTCTCCCAAAATAGCACAACCACCATTTCAAATGGTGAGCCCGTAGGGGAGGTCTCAGATCCAAACCCTAACAGCAGGAAAATATGACTTTCTTGTACAGAGACGATAGACAATAGTACAGCACACCGTGAGACATCCTAGCCATGCCATGTTGTGAGGACTTTGCAGGCAGAAATAACAGAGACTTAGAGAGGTCATTTATTTCTCTGTCATTGTGTGGTGTCCAGATCTGCAgaaacctttctctctctccctccctccttctccccccctttccgtgtgtgtgtgtgtgtgtgtgtgtgtgtgtgtgtgtgtgtgttcgtctGTATGGCATGTGTAAAAGATAGGAACTACCGTTTATTAAATGCAAAAGGAAAAGGTAACTCGATACCGTGGGCTCTTGGGACTTTCAAGGCTCAGCCACATGGATTCTCCAACTTGGAAAACTTCCAGAAATCTCTCCTGTGCTCACcagcttcccaaatgcttctGGACATAAGACAccttcttgttttctgttgcccTGTGGTCAGCCTCTCCCCTACGCTGAGATGAGGCATGTTGAGTGGGACCTGTGCCAAAAGTTAATGGAGTTGGTCTTGTCATGCAGCCAACCTCCTGCGTACAGTTGTCAAGGCTTTTGCTTTGGAAGAATCAAGGCCAAATCGCATTAGCTGGAGATAATCTGTTTAAAGGGAGAGGTAGCTCTTGACactgtgggctctggggactgTCAAGGCTCAGGTACAAGAGCCTTGATGTCGCAGTCAGTGGGGTATGTATGCATGCGCCTGCCATGCCCGCTTCAGGGATGGCTCTGGCTCTCAGGGATGGGAGATGGGTTAAACAGGATTAACtgtaagctgggtgtgg
It contains:
- the LOC103162417 gene encoding FXYD domain-containing ion transport regulator 5 isoform X1, with the protein product MSPSWRLCLLTFVALILLSRGQTPETATSSSTVGGTSVNTHAPDPAFTPVPDKTNPEVQPTTPTPTWEVHETTQIPTAAKTEFQQLTEMDTTNPVTDPGTHKSSEEGTPALPGIRSPSPTEDYWERFFFHEPQDSKENSPFYYDDFTLRKRGLLVAAVLFITGIIILTSGKCRHLSRMCLNRQRLLPLGSLSQQQNADILGSDHSSEGLTQPLGAVNLVGTEVFISLCYMYGHFAYIYVCVTHVCSVLEARRQHHISWVWKL
- the LOC103162417 gene encoding FXYD domain-containing ion transport regulator 5 isoform X2, which gives rise to MQMSPSWRLCLLTFVALILLSRGQTPETATSSSTVGGTSVNTHAPDPAFTPVPDKTNPEVQPTTPTPTWEVHGTPALPGIRSPSPTEDYWERFFFHEPQDSKENSPFYYDDFTLRKRGLLVAAVLFITGIIILTSGKCRHLSRMCLNRQRLLPLGSLSQQQNADILGSDHSSEGLTQPLGAVNLVGTEVFISLCYMYGHFAYIYVCVTHVCSVLEARRQHHISWVWKL